The following is a genomic window from Parabacteroides johnsonii DSM 18315.
AGACCAAAATGAAGCTTCGATCTGGTATGTGGATGATATTTGGAAAATGACTCACACGAAGATTGCTGATTTCAACCAGCTTTCGCTTGAAGCACAAACTGCTTTTGAAAATTCCAAGTATCGTTTTGCCCAATTTGAAAATATATACAAAACGGAGCGGGAGGGGATGGATAGAAGCCTTTATACATTACATTTTCTGTATCAGTGGAAAAATGTTAAAGATATGACACATTACGTTTGTCTGAATGATGACGGGATGTTCTTGGCTGTATATACATGGACACCGAATGACCCTACCTGGTTTGTTGATTTGCCGAAGGCTCATTTTGACTTTATCTATAAGAAATATGACGGTTCTGAAATTAGAGGATATCAGAATAATGGAGGATATTATGATTATTTTGTCCTTCATAACGACACCCTTAAATTTGTTTCTTTTAGAGGAGAGGTTGAAACTGATTATTATTTTTGGAAAGAGACAAGGTATGAAATCAGTTTAGATACAAAAGTCCCTGATAATGTGGCCAGAGTCCTGAAACGGGACAATCCCGATTTTGTTTATACAAACCTTTATTATATTGAATCTCCTGAAGGGAATGCCTATTTTTTCCAAGATAAGAATGATGACCGGGAATTAGGATACACTATTGCCGAAGATATTTCTTAGATTTATATTCCTGAAATTCTATAAGTAGAAAAAGCTCCGTCTTGACAAGGTAAAAGTAAACCTTTTTCCCAGCCGCCTTGTTCTTTTCCCGAAAACATGTAAAAAACGGCGTGAAACGAGACTGTTCGACAGGCTCTTTTAATGCGAAGTTCTAAAATGTATGACAAAATGACATATTTTGTTTCTGGTACTTGTTTTGTAGGAATGTCTGTGGAAATGAGAAATAAAAATAGAATTGAAAGGAGTATAACTATATGAATTTAAACAATTTTACAATTAAAGCACAGGAAGCCGTCCAGCAGGCCGTGCAACTTGCTACTCAGAATGGGCAGCAGGCGATCGAAGCCGTACATTTGCTGAAAGGTGTCATTATGACGGGCGAAAGTGTGACCAATTTCATCTTCCAGAAGCTGGGTGTCAATATCCAGAATCTGAATCGTGTATTGGATGCGCAGATCAGTTCATTACCGAAAGTATCAGGCGGAGAACCTTACCTGTCAAGTGAAGCAAATGCCGTTTTGCAGAAAGCAATCGGCTATTCATCCAAAATGGGGGACCAGTATGTGTCTCTGGAGCCGATTATTTTGGCCTTGTTCACGGAAAAGAGCACTGCTTCTCAAATTCTGAAAGATGCCGGTATGACAGAAAATGAATTACGCCAGGCGATTGAAGAATTGCGGAAAGGGAATAAGGTAACCAGCCAGTCGGCTGAAGATACATATGATGCACTGGGAAAATATGCGATCAACCTGAACGAACGTGCCCGTAGCGGCAAGTTGGATCCGGTGATCGGTCGTGACGACGAAATCCGCCGTGTACTTCAGATCCTGAGCCGTCGTACGAAAAATAACCCGATTTTGATTGGTGAACCGGGTGTTGGTAAGACGGCGATTGCCGAGGGGCTTGCTCATCGTATCGTCCGGGGTGACGTACCGGAAAATTTGAAATCGAAACAGATTTTCTCTTTGGATATGGGAGCTTTGGTTGCCGGGGCCAAATATAAAGGCGAATTTGAAGAACGTTTGAAAGCTGTAGTGGGTGAAGTGACTAAATCGGATGGGGAAATCATCCTTTTTATCGATGAGATCCATACATTGGTCGGTGCCGGTAAGGGCGAAGGTGCGATGGATGCCGCCAATATCCTGAAACCTGCTTTGGCTCGTGGTGAATTGCGTTCGATCGGTGCGACGACGCTGGATGAATATCAGAAGTATTTTGAGAAGGATAAGGCGCTCGAACGTCGTTTTCAGATTGTTATGGTGGACGAACCGAACGAATTGGATGCCATTTCCATCCTGCGTGGTTTGAAGGAAAAATATGAAAACCACCATAAGGTCCGTATCAAAGATGATGCCATCATTGCAGCCGTCCAGTTGTCTACACGATACATCACTGACCGGTTCTTGCCCGATAAGGCGATCGACCTGATGGATGAGGCAGCAGCCCGTTTGCGTTTGCAGATCGACTCTGTGCCGGAATCTCTCGACGAGGTTTCCCGCCGTATCAAGCAACTGGAAATCGAGCGTGAAGCGATCAAGCGTGAAAATGAT
Proteins encoded in this region:
- the clpB gene encoding ATP-dependent chaperone ClpB, producing the protein MNLNNFTIKAQEAVQQAVQLATQNGQQAIEAVHLLKGVIMTGESVTNFIFQKLGVNIQNLNRVLDAQISSLPKVSGGEPYLSSEANAVLQKAIGYSSKMGDQYVSLEPIILALFTEKSTASQILKDAGMTENELRQAIEELRKGNKVTSQSAEDTYDALGKYAINLNERARSGKLDPVIGRDDEIRRVLQILSRRTKNNPILIGEPGVGKTAIAEGLAHRIVRGDVPENLKSKQIFSLDMGALVAGAKYKGEFEERLKAVVGEVTKSDGEIILFIDEIHTLVGAGKGEGAMDAANILKPALARGELRSIGATTLDEYQKYFEKDKALERRFQIVMVDEPNELDAISILRGLKEKYENHHKVRIKDDAIIAAVQLSTRYITDRFLPDKAIDLMDEAAARLRLQIDSVPESLDEVSRRIKQLEIEREAIKRENDKGKLEQLNKEIADLKDEETKQKAQWQSEKEQINKIQQNKIDIENLKFEADKAEREGDYGKVAEIRYGKIKQKEEEIREVQEKLKTMQGASAMIKEEVDSEDIADVVSRWTGIPVSKMMQSEKEKLLHLESELHTRVIGQEEAISAIADAVRRSRAGLQDPKRPIGSFIFLGTTGVGKTELAKALAEYLFDDENMMTRIDMSEYQEKFSATRLIGAPPGYVGYDEGGQLTEAIRRKPYSVVLFDEIEKAHPDVFNILLQVLDDGRLTDNKGRVVNFKNTIIIMTSNMGSSLIRENFEKMTPETHDQVVDETKIQVLELLKKTIRPEFLNRIDDIIMFTPLNEEEIRKIVTVQLNSVKKMLAQNGIALEFTDAALAFISDKGFDPQFGARPVKRVIQKYVLNELSKELLGGKINKDRPITIDSNGAGLVFKN